TGCCGGATAATCCTGAGCCTTTTCTGTTTGGTGCGGCTTCGTTCTCTTCGCCGGGCGCGAGTTTTCCCGTGCTGGCGCTGGCAACGTCGCCGATTCGCCGCAACGAGACGTCGCCCGTGGCGCAGTTGAAAGCCTTGCCCTATCTCGATGCGATTTTAGGTTTGCGGGAAGCCACCGAACGTGGCGCCGATGATGTTCTCTTCGAAAATACGGTCGGCCACATTGCCTGCGTATCGGTTGGTAATATTTTCGCGAGCTTCGGGCCGCATCTTGTCACGCCTCCGCTGGCCGACGGCGTACTTGCGGGGACAATTCGCGCCTATATCTTGGCCAAAGCCGGCGCTGTCGGCTTTGCGGTGGAGGAACGGTCGATGACGCGGGCTGAGTTTTTGCGTGCCGACGCCATCTTTGCAACCAATAGTATCAAGCTTTTGGCGCCCTGCAGGGCCGTTGACGACATTTCTTTCGCTTCGGCGGAGCATGCGGGCATCAGGCGTTTGCAAGCCATGCTGCGTGAGGCGATCGTGGTCGAATGTGGGCGGGCATGATGGCATTGATCACAGCCTAAGTACTTTCAAACTCCGAGCGTTGGCGCGATAATGCGGCCCGCTCTTTCTCGCGCCGCATCGGTCCCATGCTGCATCTTGCCATTCTTCGTCATGCTGAGGCTTTGCCGCTCGCCGAAGGCGGCGATCTGGACCGTGCGCTGAGCCCTGCCGGCTATGAAATGGCCGAGCGCATGGGCCGCTATTTTCGCAGCGCAAACCTCATTCCCGATCTGGCCCTCGTCTCGCCGGCGCTGCGAACAAGGGAAACGCTCGAGGCGCTCGAACAAGGCGCGGCGCAAAAATTCAAGGCCGAGGTCGTGCCGGCACTTTATAGCGCCAGCCTCGAGACGCTCGAGGCGATTCTCGCGGATCAACCGAAAGAGATAAGCTTTCTGCTCCTCATCGGTCATAATCCTGGGCTGGCGGAACTTGCCAACAGACTGGTCGCGCAAGGCAAGAAGGCCGAACTTACGAAAATGCGCGACCATTTTCCGACGCCTTGTCTTGCCCTCATCGATTTTGATGTTAAGAGCTGGAAAAAGGCGGCGCTCGGCCATGGTCGTCTCGAAGTTTTTCTCACCCGCGTCGCGCTCACGAAATTCGCGGCTGGCGAGGCCTGATCGAAAGTCGGTCTTTTGCCATCTTTCGTCGATCTTGTTTTTGAAGCTCAGATTGCGGCGCAAAGTCTCGCCGAGACTCTTTCTGGTCGCGCGCTGCGCCTCGGCGTCACCGGACTTTCGGGCGCCGGCAAAACGATTTTCGTCACCTCTCTGGTGCATCATCTGACGTCTATCGGCGCCCGCGGGATGCGCGGCAAAAATCCGCTGCCGGTGTTTCGCGTGCATGCGGAAGGGCGGCTGACGCGCGGCTTTCTCGAGCCGCAACCGGACGACGCGGTGCCGCGTTTTGCCTATGAAGACCATCTTGCGGCTTTGACCGGACCCGGGGACAAAGTCGAAGGGCGCGAATGGCCGCAATCGACAACGCGTGTCTCCGAATTGCGGCTGACGCTGGAGTTCGAACGTGCTGCCGGCCTGCGCAAAGGTCCGGCCGAGTTGGCGATCGATATTGTCGATTATCCCGGCGAGTGGCTGCTCGATCTGCCATTGCTCGAAAAATCCTTTGCGCAATGGTCGCGAGAAGCTTTTGCCGCAGCTTCGGTGCCCGCGCGCGCCGCCGTTGCGGCGCCCTGGCGCGATTATGTGTCGACGATCGATCCGGCGGGTAAGCTGGATGAGGAGATCGCGCAGCGCGCGGCCGCTCTTTTCAAGTCCTATCTTTCCGGGTGCCGCGCCGAGCCCATTTCAGCCTCGTCGCTGCCGCCGGGACGGTTTCTGATGCCGGGCGATCTCGACGGTTCGCCACTTCTGACATTCGCGCCGCTGCCACTCGTGGAGGGCGACGTTTCCGCATCCGGAACTTTGGCGGCGATGATGGAGCGCCGCTACGAGGCCTATAAGGCGCATGTGGTGAAGCCGTTTTTTCGCGATCATTTCGCCAGGCTCGATCGGCAGATCGTGCTCGTCGACACGCTCGCGGCCTTGAACGCCGGACCCGCGGCACTGCATGACTTGGAAACGGCTCTGGTCGAGGTGCTCAACGCCTTTCGCACCGGCCGCAACAATATTCTCGCCATGTTGTTTCGGCCGAAGATCGACAAGATTCTTTTCGCGGCGACCAAGGCCGATCATCTGAACCATATGAGTCATGATCGGCTCGAAGCGGTTCTGCGGCATTTGACGGCGCGGGCGATCGCGCGGGCTGAAGGTTTGGGCGCCACGGTCGACGTGATCGCGCTCGCTGCGGTGCGCG
The window above is part of the Methylovirgula sp. HY1 genome. Proteins encoded here:
- a CDS encoding aminotransferase class IV produces the protein MFWFDGTLHETSVAPVDLTDRGLTLGDGLFDTSLARNGRVFRRKAHLERFAASAEVLAIPFDLAAATQALDALAAAIGDGIVRLTLTRGGGARGLGLPDNPEPFLFGAASFSSPGASFPVLALATSPIRRNETSPVAQLKALPYLDAILGLREATERGADDVLFENTVGHIACVSVGNIFASFGPHLVTPPLADGVLAGTIRAYILAKAGAVGFAVEERSMTRAEFLRADAIFATNSIKLLAPCRAVDDISFASAEHAGIRRLQAMLREAIVVECGRA
- a CDS encoding histidine phosphatase family protein, which encodes MLHLAILRHAEALPLAEGGDLDRALSPAGYEMAERMGRYFRSANLIPDLALVSPALRTRETLEALEQGAAQKFKAEVVPALYSASLETLEAILADQPKEISFLLLIGHNPGLAELANRLVAQGKKAELTKMRDHFPTPCLALIDFDVKSWKKAALGHGRLEVFLTRVALTKFAAGEA
- a CDS encoding YcjX family protein — translated: MPSFVDLVFEAQIAAQSLAETLSGRALRLGVTGLSGAGKTIFVTSLVHHLTSIGARGMRGKNPLPVFRVHAEGRLTRGFLEPQPDDAVPRFAYEDHLAALTGPGDKVEGREWPQSTTRVSELRLTLEFERAAGLRKGPAELAIDIVDYPGEWLLDLPLLEKSFAQWSREAFAAASVPARAAVAAPWRDYVSTIDPAGKLDEEIAQRAAALFKSYLSGCRAEPISASSLPPGRFLMPGDLDGSPLLTFAPLPLVEGDVSASGTLAAMMERRYEAYKAHVVKPFFRDHFARLDRQIVLVDTLAALNAGPAALHDLETALVEVLNAFRTGRNNILAMLFRPKIDKILFAATKADHLNHMSHDRLEAVLRHLTARAIARAEGLGATVDVIALAAVRATHEVKVAAKSGPFGAASELPAVVGIPMKGERIGAEIFDGLSEAAIFPGELPKDPNVVFSGDVDMAAMQEGGDYRFLRFRPPIPQRDAAGNLLPLPHIRLDRALQFLLGDRLK